From a single Ascaphus truei isolate aAscTru1 chromosome 2, aAscTru1.hap1, whole genome shotgun sequence genomic region:
- the SDR16C5 gene encoding epidermal retinol dehydrogenase 2 produces MNFFLETLKVLLLTIYLIFESIVLWCLPSRRKNVAGELVLITGAGSGIGRLMALQFARLGATLVLWDINQEGNKETSRLAKEYGAVRVHTYICDCSKKQDVYKVADQVKKEVGDVTILINNAGIVTGKKFIDSPDALVEKTMEVNCMAHFWTCKAFLPAMMASNHGHLVSIASSAGLIGVNGLADYCASKFAAIGFAESVGLEMLALGKTGVKTTIVCPYFINTGMFDGCVSKWPRFMPILEPEYASKTIVDAILKEQVYLVMPRSLYLIFGFKNIISAKLGVLLGDYFGAFHFMDHFKGRVKKD; encoded by the exons ATGAATTTTTTCTTGGAGACATTGAAAGTTCTGTTGCTCACAATCTACTTGATTTTTGAGTCCATCGTTTTGTGGTGCCTTCCATCTCGGAGGAAAAATGTTGCGGGTGAATTGGTTCTCATTACTGGTGCTGGAAGTGGAATAGGTAGACTTATGGCATTGCAGTTTGCCCGTCTCGGAGCTACATTAGTCCTATGGGACATCAACCAGGAGGGAAACAAAGAGACAAGCAGGTTGGCCAAGGAATATGGGGCTGTGCGTGTTCACACCTATATATGTGACTGCAGCAAGAAGCAGGATGTCTACAAAGTGGCCGATCAG GTCAAAAAGGAAGTCGGGGATGTTACTATCCTAATTAACAATGCTGGAATTGTAACCGGAAAGAAATTCATTGACTCACCCGATGCTCTTGTGGAAAAAACCATGGAGGTGAACTGTATGGCACACTTCTGG ACCTGTAAAGCTTTCCTCCCTGCCATGATGGCCTCCAACCATGGGCATCTGGTTAGCATTGCAAGTTCTGCTGGACTGATCGGGGTCAATGGGCTAGCAG ATTACTGTGCTAGTAAGTTCGCAGCCATTGGTTTTGCCGAGTCTGTTGGCCTTGAGATGCTGGCGCTAGGGAAGACCGGAGTGAAGACTACTATTGTTTGCCCGTACTTTATTAACACTGGGATGTTTGATGGCTGCGTATCCAA ATGGCCACGTTTCATGCCTATTTTAGAGCCAGAATATGCTAGCAAAACAATTGTGGATGCCATCTTAAAAGAACAGGTATATCTGGTGATGCCTCGCAGTCTTTACCTTATATTTGGTTTCAAAAA catTATATCCGCAAAGCTGGGAGTTCTTCTTGGTGATTATTTTGGAGCCTTTCATTTCATGGATCATTTCAAAGGCCGGGTAAAAAAGGATTAA